A window of the Streptomyces sp. NBC_00454 genome harbors these coding sequences:
- a CDS encoding benzoate-CoA ligase family protein, whose translation MRGDGVRTNAAWWYLDRHLGLDTADALCIVGDEGELTYRQLHELVCRTARVLDEAGLAPGDRIVTVLNDGPDAAAIVLAAMRVGAVPVPVSPLLTAEEQSYVIADSGARAVVAEAIGGDSARDLAGRFPGTVLWSRAAGAAPVRCLTEEVRRAAPLEEVVGRAGEDPALIQYTSGSTGRPKGVVHLHRGLLAFPQGLGSRLGITREDRFLSTAKLSFGYGFGNSLLLPFSVGASVVLFGGRSEPSAVASLLSRTRPTLLFGVPTLYAALLAIPGAAERLDFSSVRLAVSAGEHLGANLGKRLAEEFGLTVVNGLGATECLHIFMVTEPGVSPPGTTGLPVPGFEAEVVDDRGRVLGVGESGHLRVRGASVGDHYWGRPGLSGETFRDGWVYTNDTMVLDAERGWIYLGRNDSILNVGGMKIIPTEIEDAIHAVPGVELCTVIGVPDADDVTRIVAHIVPANGAGDELRGQVLAALRRTLPPYKQPRTVRLVDRIPTTSTGKTARFLSREREMERRS comes from the coding sequence ATGAGAGGAGACGGCGTGCGGACCAACGCCGCATGGTGGTACCTGGACCGGCACTTGGGCCTGGACACGGCCGATGCCCTCTGCATCGTCGGCGACGAGGGCGAACTGACGTACCGCCAACTGCACGAGCTGGTGTGCCGGACGGCCCGGGTGCTCGACGAGGCCGGCCTCGCCCCGGGCGATCGCATCGTGACCGTGCTCAACGACGGTCCCGACGCCGCCGCGATCGTGCTGGCCGCCATGCGGGTGGGCGCCGTTCCCGTACCCGTGAGCCCCCTGCTGACCGCCGAAGAGCAGAGTTACGTGATCGCCGACAGCGGTGCCCGTGCCGTCGTGGCGGAAGCCATAGGCGGCGACTCGGCGCGCGACCTCGCCGGGCGTTTCCCCGGCACGGTTCTGTGGAGCCGCGCGGCCGGCGCCGCCCCGGTCCGCTGTCTGACCGAGGAGGTACGGCGGGCAGCGCCCCTGGAAGAGGTGGTGGGGCGTGCGGGGGAGGATCCCGCACTCATCCAGTACACCTCCGGAAGCACGGGCCGCCCCAAGGGGGTCGTCCACCTCCACCGCGGCCTGCTGGCGTTCCCCCAGGGCCTCGGCAGCCGGTTGGGCATCACGCGGGAGGACCGCTTCCTGTCCACCGCCAAGCTCTCCTTCGGCTACGGCTTCGGCAATTCGCTGCTGCTGCCCTTCTCGGTCGGCGCCAGCGTGGTGCTCTTCGGCGGCCGGTCCGAACCGTCCGCCGTGGCGAGCCTGCTGAGCAGGACCCGTCCGACGCTCCTGTTCGGCGTGCCGACGCTCTACGCCGCGCTGCTCGCCATTCCGGGCGCCGCCGAGCGGCTGGACTTCTCCTCGGTACGGCTGGCCGTCTCGGCCGGTGAACACCTGGGAGCCAACCTCGGCAAGCGGCTCGCCGAGGAGTTCGGGCTGACGGTGGTCAACGGCCTGGGGGCCACCGAGTGCCTGCACATATTCATGGTGACGGAGCCAGGGGTCTCCCCGCCCGGCACCACCGGCCTGCCCGTGCCGGGCTTCGAAGCCGAAGTGGTCGATGACCGGGGCCGGGTGCTCGGCGTCGGCGAGAGCGGACACCTGCGGGTGCGCGGCGCCAGCGTCGGCGACCACTACTGGGGCCGCCCAGGGCTCAGCGGCGAGACCTTCCGCGACGGCTGGGTGTACACCAACGACACCATGGTGCTGGACGCCGAGCGGGGCTGGATCTACCTGGGCCGCAACGACAGCATCCTCAACGTCGGCGGCATGAAGATCATCCCGACGGAGATCGAGGACGCGATCCACGCCGTGCCCGGCGTCGAGCTGTGCACGGTGATCGGAGTGCCCGACGCGGACGACGTCACCCGCATCGTCGCCCACATCGTCCCCGCCAACGGTGCGGGAGACGAACTGCGGGGACAGGTGCTGGCCGCGCTCAGGCGCACGCTGCCCCCCTACAAACAACCGCGAACCGTCCGCCTGGTGGACCGGATCCCCACCACCTCCACGGGGAAGACGGCCCGTTTCCTGAGCCGGGAGCGAGAAATGGAACGACGGTCATGA
- a CDS encoding thioesterase II family protein produces the protein MRAGPERVVLKEGHSFNLICLPFAGGSARSFVRMARYTPDWNVTAVQPPSGFAGGERGLDALAHFYLGLLAADLRGPGIVFGHSLGAAVAHRMVQLRGDWPEDLHVVLSAPPVPDTDTGALLGLDDRALLAATAKSGILPDLGASEDLVLRFLLPDLREDLAVLGRRGWQPGPLAPPVHLLGGAEDLACPPATLARLADRLGASSTRLVEGGHMYVLERPADTAGALRDISAALAADFLDLPAR, from the coding sequence ATGAGGGCCGGACCCGAGCGGGTGGTGCTGAAAGAGGGCCACTCCTTCAACCTGATCTGCCTGCCGTTCGCGGGAGGTTCGGCACGCTCCTTCGTCCGGATGGCCAGGTACACCCCCGACTGGAACGTCACGGCCGTGCAGCCCCCTTCGGGCTTCGCCGGCGGCGAGCGCGGACTCGACGCGCTGGCGCACTTCTACCTCGGACTGCTGGCGGCGGACCTGCGCGGCCCGGGCATCGTGTTCGGGCACAGCCTGGGCGCCGCGGTCGCGCACCGCATGGTCCAACTGCGCGGCGACTGGCCCGAGGACCTGCACGTGGTGCTCTCCGCACCCCCCGTCCCCGACACGGACACCGGCGCACTCCTCGGCCTCGACGACAGGGCGCTGCTGGCGGCGACGGCGAAATCGGGCATCCTCCCCGACCTGGGGGCCTCCGAGGACCTGGTCCTGCGGTTCCTGCTGCCCGATCTGCGCGAGGACCTGGCGGTCCTGGGCCGGCGGGGCTGGCAGCCCGGCCCCCTGGCCCCGCCGGTCCACCTGCTCGGCGGCGCCGAGGACCTGGCCTGCCCGCCCGCGACCCTGGCGCGGTTGGCGGACCGCCTGGGGGCCTCGTCCACCCGCCTGGTGGAGGGCGGCCACATGTACGTGCTCGAGCGGCCGGCGGACACCGCCGGCGCCCTGCGCGACATCAGCGCCGCGCTCGCGGCGGACTTCCTTGATCTGCCTGCCCGATGA
- a CDS encoding PEP/pyruvate-binding domain-containing protein produces MTDETRVEPLVVALDDPRATDRSEVGAKAAVLARMKHAGFPVPDGFVFTARAMRRHVAGLEAPNSDTVAGRTLDAGIRKAVEEVADRLTGPVAVRSSGIDEDGEHASHAGQYSTILDVEGAEALDRALRACWASAFTTTVRSYRAGAGAEGDAPLAVLVQQLVRAESAGVAFTANPVTGARDEVLVSAVNGLGEQLVSGEVSPDDWTVPTGGAGAPVNTAGRHGALTAEQAREIAELAERVAEVMGGPTDIEWARADGRLFLLQARPITAMAEAPAEPVPVLIDPPRGFWSKDSTHAPLPLLPMTRELLDHNNAVLRDVCAEFGLLLKGMAFETIGGWRYMGTVPLSPEEVPARIATCVEATRGDRAARVIEEWQETVRPRFAERIAALGKADPPALSDAELTAHLGEVLALHREGTEVHFRLLGAVSIALGRFGLYVTHALGWEQSKPFELLAGLSTESTGPALALAELATTAAKALGDGAGAPTLAALRAALEQDAGFAADFEGYRTAYGCRALQYEVAQPALRERPELILSLIRDQLTQATGPGPSGEPAAQARLRAVAAAHESLAGRPEAVRFAELLSAAEQAYPVREDNEYWTVSAPNALLRWAVLELAGRLVARGLLDRPEHVFFLEAQEALDAFAQGGDRRELVTRRRGEHRWALENPGPDGYGERPGPPPSMEQLPAEVRETMGAFQWTLMHMGGAAPAPQQGDGDLLTGVPGSAGRYTGLVRIVLDEGEFDKIRAGDVLVCPITSPVWSVVFPSIGALVTDTGGALSHAAIIAREYGIPATLATGNATEILADGMLVTVDGATGTVEILER; encoded by the coding sequence ATGACCGACGAAACCCGCGTAGAACCGCTCGTGGTGGCCCTGGACGACCCGAGGGCGACGGACCGCTCCGAAGTCGGCGCGAAGGCCGCCGTACTCGCACGGATGAAGCACGCCGGGTTCCCCGTACCCGACGGGTTCGTCTTCACGGCCCGGGCCATGCGGCGCCACGTGGCGGGACTGGAGGCGCCCAACAGCGACACGGTCGCGGGGCGCACCCTGGACGCCGGGATCCGCAAGGCGGTCGAGGAGGTCGCCGACCGGCTGACGGGTCCCGTGGCCGTGCGCTCCTCGGGCATCGACGAGGACGGCGAGCACGCCTCGCACGCGGGGCAGTACTCCACGATCCTCGACGTCGAGGGCGCCGAGGCGCTCGACCGGGCGCTGCGCGCCTGCTGGGCCTCCGCGTTCACCACCACCGTACGCAGCTACCGGGCCGGCGCCGGCGCCGAGGGCGACGCTCCCCTCGCCGTCCTCGTGCAGCAGCTGGTGCGCGCCGAGAGCGCCGGAGTGGCCTTCACCGCCAACCCGGTCACCGGCGCCCGGGACGAGGTCCTCGTCAGCGCGGTCAACGGCCTCGGCGAGCAACTGGTGTCGGGGGAGGTCTCCCCGGACGACTGGACCGTGCCGACCGGTGGCGCGGGCGCTCCCGTCAACACCGCCGGCCGGCACGGAGCCCTCACCGCGGAACAGGCGCGGGAGATCGCAGAACTGGCCGAGCGCGTGGCCGAGGTCATGGGCGGACCGACGGACATCGAGTGGGCCCGCGCCGACGGCCGGCTCTTCCTGCTCCAGGCCCGGCCGATCACCGCCATGGCCGAGGCCCCGGCCGAACCGGTCCCCGTACTCATCGACCCGCCGCGCGGCTTCTGGTCGAAGGACAGCACGCACGCCCCGCTGCCGCTGCTGCCCATGACCCGCGAGCTGCTCGACCACAACAACGCCGTCCTGCGCGACGTGTGCGCCGAGTTCGGCCTGCTTCTCAAGGGCATGGCCTTCGAGACGATCGGCGGCTGGCGCTACATGGGCACCGTGCCGCTGTCCCCCGAGGAGGTGCCGGCCCGCATCGCCACCTGTGTCGAGGCCACCCGCGGCGACCGGGCGGCCCGGGTGATCGAGGAGTGGCAGGAGACGGTCCGCCCCCGCTTCGCGGAGCGCATCGCGGCCCTCGGCAAGGCGGACCCGCCCGCGCTCTCCGACGCCGAGCTGACCGCCCACCTGGGGGAGGTCCTGGCGCTGCACCGCGAGGGCACCGAGGTCCACTTCCGCCTGCTGGGCGCGGTGTCCATCGCACTGGGCCGGTTCGGCCTCTACGTCACCCACGCGCTGGGCTGGGAGCAGAGCAAGCCCTTCGAACTGCTGGCTGGCCTGTCCACCGAGAGCACCGGCCCGGCCCTGGCCCTGGCCGAGCTGGCCACCACCGCGGCGAAGGCCCTCGGCGACGGTGCCGGTGCCCCGACCCTCGCCGCGCTGCGCGCCGCGCTGGAGCAGGACGCCGGGTTCGCCGCGGACTTCGAGGGCTACCGCACCGCCTACGGCTGCCGCGCGCTCCAGTACGAGGTGGCCCAGCCGGCCCTGCGCGAACGCCCCGAGCTGATCCTCTCCCTGATCCGGGACCAGCTGACGCAGGCCACCGGTCCGGGTCCCTCCGGCGAGCCGGCCGCTCAGGCCCGGCTCCGCGCCGTCGCCGCCGCCCACGAGTCGCTGGCCGGCCGCCCCGAGGCGGTCCGCTTCGCCGAGCTGCTCTCCGCCGCCGAGCAGGCCTACCCCGTACGCGAGGACAACGAGTACTGGACCGTCAGCGCGCCCAACGCGCTGCTGCGCTGGGCCGTTCTGGAGCTGGCCGGCCGCCTCGTGGCCCGTGGCCTGCTGGACCGCCCCGAGCACGTGTTCTTCCTGGAGGCCCAAGAGGCCCTGGACGCCTTCGCCCAAGGTGGCGACCGGCGGGAGCTCGTCACCCGGCGGCGCGGCGAGCACCGCTGGGCGCTGGAGAACCCGGGCCCGGACGGTTACGGCGAGCGCCCCGGACCCCCGCCCTCCATGGAGCAGCTCCCGGCCGAGGTGCGCGAGACCATGGGCGCCTTCCAGTGGACGCTGATGCACATGGGCGGTGCGGCGCCGGCCCCCCAGCAGGGCGACGGCGACCTGCTGACCGGCGTGCCCGGCTCCGCGGGCCGCTACACCGGCCTGGTCCGCATCGTCCTCGACGAGGGCGAGTTCGACAAGATCCGCGCCGGCGACGTCCTGGTCTGTCCGATCACCTCGCCCGTCTGGTCCGTGGTCTTCCCCAGCATCGGCGCACTGGTGACGGACACCGGCGGCGCACTGTCCCACGCCGCGATCATCGCCCGGGAGTACGGCATCCCGGCGACCCTGGCCACGGGCAATGCCACCGAGATCCTGGCCGACGGCATGTTGGTGACCGTCGACGGCGCCACCGGCACCGTCGAGATCCTCGAAAGGTAG
- a CDS encoding 4-hydroxy-3-methylbut-2-enyl diphosphate reductase, producing MKETKRIVLAEPRGFCAGVRRAIGIVERALDLYGAPVYVRKEIVHNHRVVGELTKRGAVFVDTEEEVPEGAVCVFSAHGVSPAVRSAAAGRRLDVIDATCPLVAKVHQEAVRYARDGFTILLVGHAAHEEVEGTYGEAPERTLIVETVEDVALLDLADDTPVGYLTQTTLSLDETARVVDALKRRFPHIVGPHGDDICYASQNRQNAVKELARANELVLIVGSPNSSNSIRMVEVARDRGARSHLVPDAGHLDESWLQGVSSVGISSGASAPELLVRELVEKLAELGYGDVEVARGVTEDLVFAMPARLTDPVTGRIPSTPLAEETL from the coding sequence GTGAAAGAAACCAAACGGATCGTCCTGGCCGAGCCCCGGGGGTTCTGCGCCGGCGTGCGCCGGGCCATCGGCATCGTGGAGAGGGCCCTGGACCTCTACGGGGCGCCCGTCTACGTACGGAAGGAGATCGTGCACAACCACCGTGTCGTCGGTGAACTGACCAAGCGCGGCGCGGTCTTCGTCGACACCGAGGAGGAGGTGCCCGAGGGCGCGGTGTGCGTGTTCTCGGCCCACGGCGTCTCACCCGCGGTACGGAGCGCGGCGGCGGGCCGCCGGCTGGACGTGATCGACGCCACCTGCCCGCTGGTCGCCAAGGTGCACCAGGAAGCCGTCCGTTACGCCCGGGACGGCTTCACCATCCTGCTGGTCGGCCACGCCGCCCACGAGGAGGTCGAGGGCACGTACGGCGAGGCTCCCGAGCGGACGCTGATCGTCGAGACCGTGGAGGACGTCGCCCTCCTGGACCTGGCGGACGACACCCCCGTGGGCTATCTGACCCAGACCACCCTGTCGCTCGACGAGACCGCCCGGGTCGTCGACGCGCTCAAGCGCAGGTTCCCCCACATCGTGGGACCGCACGGCGACGACATCTGCTACGCCAGCCAGAACCGCCAGAACGCGGTCAAGGAGTTGGCACGCGCCAACGAACTGGTGCTGATCGTCGGTTCCCCCAATTCCAGCAATTCGATACGCATGGTCGAAGTAGCCCGCGACCGCGGCGCCCGGTCCCATCTCGTCCCCGACGCGGGCCACTTGGACGAGAGCTGGCTGCAGGGCGTCTCGTCCGTCGGCATCAGTTCCGGGGCCAGCGCACCCGAACTCCTCGTCCGTGAGCTCGTGGAGAAGCTGGCGGAGCTGGGATACGGCGACGTCGAGGTGGCCCGCGGGGTCACCGAGGACCTCGTCTTCGCCATGCCCGCCCGGCTGACGGACCCCGTCACCGGGCGCATTCCGAGCACCCCCTTGGCCGAGGAGACACTTTGA
- a CDS encoding polyprenyl synthetase family protein, with protein sequence MTTAVDTLRRTAEPVPALRAARGAVLKDVEQAVATLLEGERARWKADAPQALPLIGGIADLVAAGGKRLRPAFCVSGFLAAGGSAGEPGLVDLAAALEMLHVFALIHDDVIDEADTRRGRPALHIAQARAHGAAGWRGDSARFGESAAILAGDLALTYADQLLAGAAAPVREEWSRLCSEMIVGQFLDVSVAAEYNADPEVSRWVAVCKSGRYSIHRPLHIGALLAGRTDLEAGFEAYGRALGEAFQLRDDLIDAFGDAETAGKPTGLDFAQHKMTLLLALAVQRDERVRALVLPRSGGTDGADADELRALLIDSGVRAEVEARVDHLVAEAIGALEHAPLDDAWRQELSAMAYEVAYRSR encoded by the coding sequence TTGACCACCGCAGTGGACACCTTGCGGCGCACCGCCGAGCCGGTACCCGCCCTGCGCGCGGCGCGCGGCGCCGTCCTGAAGGACGTCGAGCAGGCCGTCGCGACCCTGCTGGAGGGCGAGCGGGCCCGCTGGAAGGCGGACGCGCCCCAGGCCCTCCCGCTCATCGGCGGGATCGCCGACCTGGTCGCGGCAGGAGGCAAGCGGCTGCGGCCCGCCTTCTGCGTCTCCGGCTTCCTCGCCGCCGGCGGCAGCGCCGGCGAGCCCGGACTCGTGGACCTGGCCGCCGCGCTGGAGATGCTGCACGTGTTCGCGCTCATCCACGACGACGTCATCGACGAGGCCGACACCCGCCGCGGCCGCCCGGCGCTGCACATCGCCCAGGCCCGGGCGCACGGCGCCGCCGGCTGGCGGGGCGACTCCGCACGGTTCGGGGAGAGCGCCGCGATCCTCGCGGGCGACCTGGCCCTGACCTACGCCGACCAGCTGCTGGCCGGGGCCGCCGCACCGGTGCGCGAGGAGTGGTCGCGGCTCTGCTCCGAGATGATCGTGGGCCAGTTCCTGGACGTGTCGGTCGCGGCGGAGTACAACGCCGACCCCGAGGTGTCCCGCTGGGTCGCGGTCTGCAAGTCCGGCCGGTACTCCATCCACCGCCCGCTCCACATCGGGGCGCTCCTCGCGGGCCGGACCGACTTGGAGGCGGGCTTCGAGGCCTACGGGCGCGCCCTGGGCGAGGCCTTCCAGCTCCGCGACGACCTCATCGACGCCTTCGGCGACGCCGAGACGGCCGGCAAGCCCACCGGACTGGACTTCGCACAGCACAAGATGACCCTGCTGCTGGCCCTCGCCGTCCAGCGCGACGAGCGGGTACGGGCCCTGGTGCTGCCCAGGAGCGGCGGCACGGACGGGGCGGACGCCGACGAGCTGCGCGCCCTGCTCATCGACAGCGGGGTGCGGGCCGAAGTCGAGGCGCGCGTGGACCACCTGGTGGCCGAGGCGATCGGCGCGCTGGAGCACGCGCCCCTGGACGACGCCTGGCGGCAGGAGCTGTCGGCGATGGCGTACGAGGTCGCGTACCGGTCCCGGTGA
- a CDS encoding VOC family protein translates to MVPEELDHIVYATPRLEETVGAFAGLTGVRPAAGGSHPGLGTRNCLVALGGRSYLEIIGPDPGQPAPQRPRPFGIDRLTEPKVATWVLRPADFDATVRASRGRGYDPGRTVTMGRAAADGTRLTWRLTDIDAAHPSGLVPFLVDWGSAGHPTGAALPETALTGLVLRTPDAPEVRSRLRALGVGAAVTTGPRRLAFTVEGRTGPVTFG, encoded by the coding sequence GTGGTTCCGGAAGAGCTCGACCACATCGTCTACGCCACGCCCCGCCTGGAGGAGACCGTCGGCGCCTTCGCCGGCCTGACCGGGGTGCGTCCGGCGGCAGGGGGTTCGCATCCCGGCCTGGGGACGCGCAACTGTTTGGTGGCCCTGGGAGGACGCTCCTACTTGGAGATCATCGGACCCGACCCCGGACAGCCCGCCCCCCAGCGGCCGCGCCCGTTCGGCATCGACCGTCTGACGGAGCCGAAGGTGGCCACCTGGGTGCTCCGCCCGGCCGACTTCGACGCGACGGTGCGGGCGTCCCGCGGGCGCGGGTACGACCCCGGGAGGACCGTGACGATGGGCAGGGCCGCGGCGGACGGGACGCGGCTGACGTGGCGGCTGACGGACATCGATGCCGCTCACCCCTCGGGGCTGGTGCCCTTCCTGGTCGACTGGGGGAGCGCGGGCCACCCCACCGGGGCTGCCCTGCCCGAGACCGCCCTGACCGGCCTGGTCCTGCGGACGCCCGATGCCCCGGAGGTCCGCTCGCGACTGCGGGCGCTCGGCGTGGGCGCCGCCGTCACGACGGGCCCGCGCCGGCTGGCCTTCACGGTGGAGGGCCGCACCGGCCCCGTCACCTTCGGCTGA
- a CDS encoding Lrp/AsnC family transcriptional regulator, producing the protein MDAIDRDILRELQADGRLSNQELAQRVGLTPSPCMRRVRQLEQDGVIQGYRAMIAPEAVGRGFEVLVSVEVRRDREAVETFEAALQDIPDVIEAYRLFGSPGCLLRIAVADLRAYERLWIEKLTALSGVTEVNSQIVMKRIKPHTGLPVDG; encoded by the coding sequence ATGGACGCCATCGACCGAGATATCTTGCGCGAGCTCCAGGCCGACGGCCGGCTCAGCAACCAGGAGCTGGCCCAGCGCGTGGGCCTGACCCCCTCCCCCTGCATGCGGCGGGTGCGCCAGCTCGAACAGGACGGGGTCATCCAGGGCTACCGCGCGATGATCGCCCCCGAGGCGGTGGGCCGCGGCTTCGAGGTGCTGGTCTCGGTCGAGGTCCGCCGCGACCGCGAAGCCGTGGAAACCTTCGAAGCGGCCCTCCAGGACATCCCCGACGTGATCGAGGCCTACCGCCTCTTCGGCAGCCCCGGCTGCCTCCTGCGCATCGCGGTCGCGGACCTGCGCGCGTACGAGCGCCTCTGGATCGAGAAGCTGACCGCGCTCTCGGGCGTCACCGAGGTCAACTCGCAGATCGTCATGAAGCGCATCAAGCCCCACACCGGCCTCCCGGTGGACGGCTGA
- a CDS encoding asparaginase, with the protein MGRIVVISTGGTIASRWQGSGFAADADGAEVMATAPLPEGVSVEVVDLFSVNSPRLTTAHQLTLLRTVHEVLADPGVEGIVVTHGTDTLEESAFLVDLHHHDARSVVFTGSQRPMGAADGDGPGNLYDALLTAATTRGLGVLITFAGRVHAARGTVKAQAVALDAFADPSKELLGKVGFGKVTVLRTPVRPEPLALPGMPEVPPRVDMVMHHANGDPVLLNAAVAAGAQGIVLVGTGAGNATPEIVEAVKAAIAAGVLVALTTRVAAGPVTEIYTHGGAVDLVAAGAVPTGTLRAPQARIAVLAALLAADAPEARVRVLRQALAAGGPVLVSA; encoded by the coding sequence GTGGGACGCATCGTCGTCATCAGCACCGGCGGGACGATAGCCAGCCGCTGGCAGGGTTCCGGATTCGCGGCCGACGCCGACGGAGCCGAGGTCATGGCGACGGCGCCGCTGCCCGAAGGCGTGAGCGTCGAGGTCGTCGACCTGTTCAGCGTGAACAGCCCCCGGCTGACCACCGCCCACCAGCTCACCCTGCTGCGCACCGTGCACGAGGTGCTCGCCGACCCCGGCGTGGAGGGCATCGTGGTCACCCACGGCACCGACACGCTGGAGGAGTCGGCGTTCCTCGTCGACCTGCACCACCACGACGCGCGCTCCGTCGTCTTCACCGGATCCCAGCGCCCCATGGGCGCGGCGGACGGGGACGGCCCCGGCAATCTCTACGACGCCCTGCTGACCGCCGCGACCACGCGCGGGCTCGGCGTCCTGATCACCTTCGCCGGGCGGGTCCACGCGGCCCGGGGGACCGTGAAGGCGCAGGCGGTGGCGCTGGACGCGTTCGCCGACCCCTCCAAGGAACTGCTGGGCAAGGTCGGCTTCGGCAAGGTCACCGTGCTGCGGACGCCGGTCCGCCCCGAGCCGCTGGCGCTCCCGGGCATGCCGGAGGTTCCGCCGCGGGTCGACATGGTCATGCACCACGCGAACGGCGACCCGGTGCTGCTCAACGCCGCCGTGGCGGCGGGGGCGCAGGGCATCGTGCTGGTCGGCACCGGGGCCGGCAACGCGACGCCGGAGATCGTGGAAGCGGTCAAGGCGGCGATCGCGGCGGGCGTGCTGGTGGCTCTGACCACGCGGGTTGCCGCCGGGCCGGTGACGGAGATCTACACGCACGGTGGTGCGGTGGATCTGGTGGCGGCCGGGGCGGTGCCTACGGGGACGCTGCGGGCGCCTCAGGCGCGGATCGCGGTGCTTGCTGCTCTGCTGGCTGCCGATGCTCCCGAGGCGCGGGTGCGGGTGCTGCGGCAGGCTCTGGCCGCGGGTGGGCCGGTGCTCGTCTCCGCCTGA
- the meaB gene encoding methylmalonyl Co-A mutase-associated GTPase MeaB — MPRIDIETYVKGVLDGKRAFIARAITLVESTLPAHRPLAQQLLTELLPHSGRARRIGISGVPGVGKSTFIDAFGTMLTGLGHRVAVLAVDPSSTRTGGSILGDKTRMERLSVDPAAFVRPSPSAGTLGGVAKATRESMIVMEAAGYDVVLVETVGVGQSETTVAGMVDSFLLLSLARTGDQLQGIKKGVLELADVLAVNKADGPHERDAKSAARELSSALRLMHPADAAWTPPVLTCSARESTGLDEVWNRLEQHRRLLESGGRLTAKRAAQQVEWTWSMVRDELLERLRSSPAVRDLAPALESAVRAGTLTPTLAADHLLAAFSDEPGRP, encoded by the coding sequence GTGCCCAGGATCGACATCGAGACCTACGTCAAGGGTGTCCTCGACGGGAAGCGCGCGTTCATCGCCCGCGCGATCACCCTCGTCGAGTCCACCCTGCCCGCCCACCGGCCCCTGGCCCAGCAGCTGCTGACGGAGCTCCTGCCGCACTCGGGGCGGGCGCGCCGGATCGGCATCAGCGGGGTCCCGGGGGTGGGCAAGTCCACCTTCATCGACGCCTTCGGCACGATGCTGACGGGGCTGGGCCACCGGGTCGCGGTCCTGGCCGTAGACCCTTCGTCCACCCGTACGGGCGGCTCCATCCTGGGCGACAAGACCCGGATGGAGCGCCTGTCGGTGGATCCGGCGGCCTTCGTCCGCCCCTCCCCCTCGGCGGGCACCCTGGGTGGCGTGGCCAAGGCCACCCGGGAATCGATGATCGTGATGGAGGCGGCGGGCTACGACGTGGTCCTCGTCGAGACGGTCGGCGTGGGCCAGTCGGAGACCACGGTCGCCGGTATGGTCGACTCCTTCCTCCTGCTGTCCCTGGCCCGTACGGGCGACCAGCTCCAGGGCATCAAGAAGGGCGTCCTGGAGCTCGCCGACGTGCTCGCCGTCAACAAGGCGGACGGCCCGCACGAACGCGACGCGAAGTCGGCGGCCCGCGAGCTGTCGAGCGCGCTGCGCCTGATGCACCCGGCCGACGCGGCCTGGACCCCACCGGTCCTGACGTGCAGCGCGCGGGAGTCGACGGGCCTGGACGAGGTGTGGAACCGCCTGGAGCAGCACCGCCGGCTCCTGGAGTCGGGCGGCCGCCTCACGGCCAAGCGGGCGGCCCAGCAGGTGGAGTGGACCTGGTCGATGGTCCGCGACGAGCTCCTGGAGCGCCTGCGCTCCAGCCCGGCGGTACGGGACCTGGCCCCCGCCCTGGAATCAGCCGTCCGCGCGGGCACCCTGACCCCCACCCTGGCCGCGGACCACCTCCTGGCGGCCTTCTCGGACGAACCGGGCCGCCCTTGA